atataaatatctgttaaatattaatcatGTCGTTATCGTCCCTACTCTGTTTgtcttgttttcaattttaatttgcattttaattaattttatattctttttagcTTAGCTTGATTTTTACTGCGATTTTtacatcatttaaatttaattattaataatagaaaaatattttatttctttcttatttagattcttgttttctttctttcagctTTCAGTTAATTTCGTTTAtctttaagataataaattttaagtttaattcttTGTTCACTTTTCGTCTATTTTGCCAATAAAGTTTAGACAGCGACTGCTCTACACAAAACGCACTatgtgtaattatttataaaataaaaaaacagcgAAAAGGCGTAGTTCCTGACATGGAAAGGGGCTCCTCGGAACGGACTCACTTGTGTACAATAACGCCGCCGATGTTCTGCCCACTGCTGCTCACAGGTCTTCTACGGGACTTCGGGGGATGTCGTCCTTGTTGTCTGCCTTTCGGCCGATAAGTGCAACTTGCCAAGATGACGTGCAGTTGGTGCGGCAAACAGTCTACGCACGGCACAAAGATTTCTCTTGGGGCAGAGGCCGGCCAGTGCTCCTCGGTTCCAGACGCGGCACAACCTCTGGTGGAATGTCAAATTTCGTGGCAGCACCGAGTGACGGCACACGTGTGCTACTGCGGCACAAGGCGCGAAACTTCTCCTCACAAAAACTGTGTGCCTGGGGAAGGCAACCGCTCCTCTTCGCCGATCAAATCGAACTCTCACGAATTTTCTGTCAACCTCGTGGTCTCCTAAaattcttcctcttcctctattttccctttccttttcaaatcccaaaaaaaaaactcgccgttactgcaaaaacaaaatgcatcgTCTCTCTCTTTATGATCTAAAATTTAGGGTCGCCACCCCCTTTCACATGTAATTTACCGCCAATACCTATCGATAactatatcttttaaatacataacaaaGTATATCGACAGAGCCGATAATAaaggaaaatacaaataacaataaacatcgAGCTGGCACAAACGATAAAACATGAACATAACAATACCCCCCCCCTAGATCGTTTGTGACCAGCCGGCACCTAACGCAGCGCCCAACGTAGGCCACACCCACGACACGACCCTACTCAAGAGCACTACTCATACTCTACCGACTGAGTTAGCCGGGCTTCCAACAAAAAGTCTGGTCGTGCGCATCCGTGAGCCACAATACTTCCTTCAACGCATCTACTCGGCGATCCTCTACGCGGAGATTATGCCGTCCTAGATGGTATACATTCATCGCCGGTGGATCAGTGAACCATATTTGCCCATCGCACAAATAATCGGTATCACGATGATCCTGGGATTCATCTTCTTGGCTCTCCGGAATAGCTTCTGTCCCCGGATCTGTGCTTTCCAACCCTGGAAGCATCGCCACGACACTCTCGGATCTGGCACTACGCTCTTGCGGCCTGATCAGTTCATTGATGAGTGTCATCATCTCCATAAACCCTTCTCTAATCTGCTCCTGAAGCGCATCGCTAATACCCAACCGCAAGGCATGCCTATACGTCTGGTGGGCCTGAGCAATCGCTACATTCACCGCTGATTTCGTCGCGCTATCCATTCTTTCTATCTAAAAAAATCTAATCCCgtattttctaataaatgTCCTGTATTctaataaatagatataaatagcACTAATCTCACTAAAGctaaccaaaaattaaatataaacaagtcTAACACTACAGAAACTTACTAATACAAAACTAACAACTAATATATACAGACACTAactaatattcaataaatttacgtacttacagaaaattaattcaaaaaacttACAATAAGTAAAGACTACCCAGCAGGACTTAACAAACGTAAACAATACCCAACAGGACTTACAatactgaatatatatacgtCAAACAAAACTACTCACGAAAATAAACAGACTTACGATACTTAACGAAACGCCTAACGATTACCAATATAATAACTataactacaaaaataaattactaaatattaatacCAATTATTTACTACTATATTTTACAGCAAATACATCAACTAAACAagggagagaaaaaaaatatacacaggCGGACCAACACTTCTCTACGCACGATTCGGACAATGGACAAACATTTAAGCATCTGTCAAATGCTCAGTTCATCACTCGCGTGATGAACGGCATCCGAGAAACGCTAACTGAATTTCTATTTGGCTTCTATCGTACAACTGGCACCACGGAAGCATGCTGAGCGACCGATGCGGCGCAGGATCGATACTGGTATCGTCCTGGGTCACCAGTCTCCGAGGCTCAAAACTAACCACGGCCAACACACATCCACAGCAAACACAGAGTAAGACAAAacaaatagatataaataaataaataaataacaaacaacatacTAACCTAATATCACAATTGGTATCACAGAATTAAACTATCGTCACGGCTACCCCCAGGCTATGGATACAGTCGTTACGTCCCGAACTGCACCAACCGCAACGAGAGCATCCTCCGATGCCAAAAGGAATATATGGTCGGCAAAAATCATCTTCGTGCTTCTCGGACTCCACAACACACTGCGCAATTATGGGCCATCTTCTGTGCCGCATAAGACTTCAGGTGCGTGGATCCTAAAGCCGAGGGATTGACCTCGTGTATCAACATTGTAtacatttatctttttttagaAATAGCCACGATTTTAAAAACCGTGAGCTCTTTCGTTTGGGCGCCATATTGTTACGAACTGCTTGTCACTCTGTGGGCCGCGCCGGCTGGCTCATCGGTTCTCAGGGTAGAGTCCCATCCCTGGCCCGCAGTCCGAACAATCGATTACATCATCGATACACAAACAGCTGTGGCGAACGGAACTACACAACACTACAACAAAAGACGACGGAAATccacaacataaacaacaaaacctgcaatcaacaacaaaacggtaagtaaacaaacaaacattcacaAAACCTAACACTGATCCACCTCTCGTCCAAACAGGATCCCGGTTCCGGACCCAGGCGTACCCGCCCTGCCTGAGATGACACCACTCCGTCATCTCCCTCATGTTGGCCACCGAATGGACCTACTTCATCCTGTGTTGGCCATCGTGTTTCTCCCTCCCCCCTACAGCAATAATTATACGGACATTTTCATGTTCAGATGGGTATAATTTGTGTTATTtccttatttatatatacattgcgGTCGAACATCCTTAGTCTCTAAcatcttttatatttcatgTGTGTACATTTCTTCCTGGCTACACGAAACAACAGACGAGGAACGAAAACATGGCCATCAACATAAATAATGGCATATACAAATTTGCACCATAAATGTGCGACACAAGGCTGTTGCGGAGACGCCGCgggacaaatatatatatatatatgtttatacgtatgtatgttatgGAATGGTATGTTAAGGTTAAATGTGAATCGCTTAATATTACCTTAGCCTGCCTAAAGAGCTCTCTGGGTGGTTTAAGGGGCGATGTAAGGGtagagtatatgtatatatttataaatgtttatatatatatatatgtttatctgTCAATCTATGTGTGCTTGTGACTGTAATTAGATCTcattatatacttaaatatatatataaatatctgttaaatattaatcatGTCGTTATCGTCCCTACTCTGTTTgtcttgttttcaattttaatttgcattttaattaattttatattctttttagcTTAGCTTGATTTTTACTGCGATTTTtacatcatttaaatttaattattaataatagaaaaatattttatttctttcttatttagattcttgttttctttctttcagctTCCAGTTAATTTCGTTTAtctttaagataataaattttaagtttaattcttTGTTCACTTTTCGTCTATTTTTGCCAATAAAGTTTAGACAGCGACTGCTCTACACAAAACGCACTatgtgtaattatttataaaataaaaaaaacagcgaaAAGGCGTAGTTCCTGACATGGAAAGGGGCTCCTCGGAACGGACTCACTTGTGTACAATAACGCCGCCGATGTTCTGCCCACTGCTGCTCACAGGTCTTCTACGGGACTTCGGGGGATGTCGTCCTTGTTGTCTGCCTTTCGGCCGATAAGTGCAACTTGCCAAGATGACGTGCAGTTGGTGCGGCAAACAGTCTACGCACGGCATAAAGATTTCTCTTGGGGGCAGAGGCCGGCCAGTGCTCCTCGGTTCCAGACGCGGCACAAGCTCTGGTGGAATGTCAAATTTCGTGGCAGCACCGAGTGACGGCACACGTGTGCTACTGCGGCACAAGGCGCGAAACTTCTCCTCACAAAAACTGTGTGCCTGGGGAAGGCAACCGCTCCTCTTCGCCGATCAAATCGAACTCTCACGAATTTTCTGTCAACCTCGTGGTCTCCTAAaattcttcctcttcctctattttcctttcctttcaaatcccaaaaaaaactCGCCGTTactgcaaaacaaaatgcatcgTCTCTCTTTATGATCTAAAATTTAGGGTCGCCACCCCTTTCACATGTAATTTACCGCCAATACCTATCGATAactatatcttttaaatacataacaaaGTATATCGACAGAGCCGATAATAaaggaaaatacaaataacaataaacatcgagctggcacaaacgataaaacatgaacataacaaaaacaaagatctttagtcaaaataaaatgtttctgACTAaaagcatctaaatttgtttttgcgtGCACTTTTGCATAGTTAAAGAATAATGGCAAAAcatagctgaatatatattttaaattggctTATTTCTGGCTAATtgccatttttaaatttttcttttaatcgaactctgaaaatagccaaaacTAGCTATTAAATAGCTAAGCAGGTAACAATGCTCTCAACTAACAAAGCGTGACGATAATGATTTAtgtttatggttttttttttttaaattcattgtaATTAACTAAGCTAAGAATCATGTgaagaatataaattattttcttaacttCCCttcatatatttacaaatatatttaatgttacTGTTACTCTTcactatttttattgaaaggtGTTATCGATAACATGCTGATCAACACTGAGACGCGACGCTTACCAACACACTTTAACCACCACATTAACCCAcgcagcagtagcaacaacaacaacaaaattacgCGATAAACAATACGAAGCCGATTTTTAGCAATTAAACGCAATGAGTGTAGCCAACACAGGAGCAGCGTCCCAGGATGCGTGCTACATATCACTGCTAGGACTCGCCGAATACTTTCGTACCTCTCAGCCAccaaatattaagaaatgcATACAGTGTTTACAGGCGCTCTTCACTTTTCAGCCGCCTTCAAAGGTGAGTGTTCCAAGTGAAAGTCATTAGACAAAACCAATTGAATAGTATTTTACGTGCTACCATAATTCGAATGCAGGTGGAGGCGCGCACACACCTGCAAATGGGACAAGTACTGATGGCCTACACGTGTAACATAAATTTGGCGCGTCAACATCTGGAACAGGCGTGGAACATTTCAGAGCCTCTCATGAATTTCGATGATGTTAAGTTCGACACAGCCTCGCTATTAGCACAATTGCACCTGCAAACGGAGCAGAGTTCACACGCCAAAGCGATGCTACGAAGAGCTGTTGAATTATCACAAAACAATGTTTACTGGCACTGCaaattgctgctgcagctgtcgCAAATACATGCCAACGATCGTGAATACTCGCTGGCCAGTGATCTGTTGGCCGTTGGCGCTGAGTCGGCCGAGGAGGCGGGTGCCACATACCTGAAGGTGCTATTTCTTCTCTCACGCGCAATGATTCTGATGATTGAACGCAAGACGAACGATGTGCTTGCGCTGCTTAATTCAGCGGGTCAAATCATAGACAATAACATACCCAATCCTCATCAAAAAGAGTACCTCAAAGTGTTCTTCCTAGTGCTGCAGGTGTGCTACTATTTGGCCCTGGGCCAGGTCAAGACAGTCAAGCCAAGTCTGAAACAGCTACAAATGTCCATACAGACAATAATGGCGCCCAATTGGCCAAGTGATGAGCTCATCTTTGGTTCCAATCAACTTGAGATGTTTGTCTGGCTACCCAAGGAACAGCTGTATGTGCTCGTCTATCTGGTCACCGTCTCGCACTCCATGATGGCGGGCTACATGGACAAGGCGCAAAAGTACACGGAAAAGGCGCTCACACAAATTGAGAAGCTCAAAATGCAGGAGGACAAGTCCATTCTATCCGTCTTCAAGGTCATACTGCTGGAACATATTGTCATGTGTCGCATGGTCATGGGAAATCGTGAGCTAGCCATTCGGGAGATAGCCGCTGCCCGTGATGTTTGCCTGGCAGCGCCGCATCGCAAACTCCTCAAGCGTCACTCCGCACAACTGCATTGCCTTATCGGTCTGTATTCCATGTCCACGAGCTTCTTTGAGCATGCCGAACGGCAGTTTTTGGTATGCGTGAATGAGACAAGCGAAAGAGATCTCAAGCTCTTTGCCAATCTCAATCTGGCCATAATATATCTGCGTACAAAACGGGATGCGGATCTCAAGCAAATACTCGATGCGGTATCCACAGAAAATACGCACACGTACAGCAGCCAAGCGCTGATGGGCGGATTCTATTACGTACAGGGACTTCACGCCTTCCACAAGAACAGCTTCCACGAAGCCAAGTGAGTGGAAACCAAGAATTTAACATtgaatttccattttaatttatattcctATTTAAACAGGCGATTTCTGCGTGAGACGTTGAAAATGGCCAATGCTGAGgatttaaatcgtttaacgAGCTGTTCGCTGGTCTTATTATCACATGTCTTCCTTAGCATTGGCAATTCCAAGGAGAGCATGAATATGGTAACGCCAGCTATGCAATTGGCCAGTAAAATACCTGATATTCATGTACAATTGTGGGGATCGGCGATACTGAAGGATCTGCATCGTATGTCCAAGGATGCACAGCACGAAAAGGAGGCGTATGCCAATCATGTTAAATACTCAGAGAACCTGATTGCCGATCAGCGCAAGTGTGTGCAGAGTTCGCATCATGAGCTGGTCAACTGGTTTCAAGGCGATCCGCCTGTGACGAGCGGCGTGCCACTTAATCTGCCAGGCGGTGCTGTGGAGGCGTCCACATCTGCGCTGCCGCCACCAGCGCAATTTGGACAATTCTACTAGACGACCAAGTGCATATATATCGATACATAAGCATTTTAATAACTACACTTGTAAGCTAAATTAAAGTCTAAGGAaattctaaaaacaaaaagaatctgtcatatttaaaatagagcGGGGAAAACCATCGAAATATCAGTGTCGAGTCTGAGCCGCAAAAATAACGTAAGCGAAAAAAGcccattttgtttgttaatttgttaaaagtcagctaaactatttaaattaaacaaaatagaaaGGTCACCAAACCAAGGATAAAAAACACTATTACTTATTACATTTCAATGCAAGTTTCGAAATagtataacataaaaatatttttaataaaatcccTAATCTGTTAAATTTGCTAATGGCGCTTACGTTATTTCAGATTCATATAATCTAATTTCGATGTCAATTTCTCTTAAAACGAATTCTTGTACTAAAGCATATCTTCGATAGTTTTCCCATTGTCTGTGAAATTCCATCTTACAATCTAGTTTTAAAGTTCCCACAGGGAATAATTGAGGTGTCCCGTCTACATTAAGTCTGTGTCCGCTGTATCCGACTCATCATCTTGCTCCTCCAGCGTCGCATTTCCGTTCTCCTTGTTGCTCAGAAGGGTAAAGTGGACCAATCGTTTGTCCTGCTGCTCATGAACTGTCAAATGTGATCGCATCTCATTCATTGTCTTGAACTCCTCATTGCACACTGGACAAATGTAGATCTTGTCCCCCTGATGCGTCCGCTGATGCATCTGACAATCGCCACGCTGTGTGAAACTCTTGGAGCAGAAGGGACAAACATATGGTCGCTCGCCCGTGTGCGTGCGTCGATGATTCTTTAGTACATTGAGTGCTGTGAATCGCATGGGGCACAGATCACAGGGGTAGGGTCGCTCGCCAGTGTGTTTACGCTTGTGTTTGGCCAATGAGCAACTGGTGGTGAACCTCGAGGAGCACACATCGCACTCGTACGGCTTCACACCGGTGTGTGTGCGCGCATGCGAGGTCAGTTCCGCCTTGGTCACAAATGAATTATTGCAGAGCTCGCATTTGAAGCGTTTGATGTCCGAGTGCCGGAGCTTGTGCTGACGCAGATTGGCATTCTGTGTAAAGCCCTTGCCACAAACGTTGCACACAAATGGCTTCTCCCCAGTGTGGATGCGCATGTGATCCCGCAACGTTGAGAGCATCGTGAAGACTGCAAAATAAACCATAATGAATCTTTTCTAGCAACAAAGTAAATCCTTTACATACCCTTCTGACAAACGTTGCACTGATTGCGTAGATTACGTTTGTGCATCTGGACCATGTGCCTGCTCAGCTGATCTTTGGACTCACAACGCACTCCGCATTCCTGACAATTGTGGGAAGCATGCGTCGCCTGGTGCTCGTTTAAATGATTTAAGGAGACAAAAA
The genomic region above belongs to Drosophila innubila isolate TH190305 chromosome 3R unlocalized genomic scaffold, UK_Dinn_1.0 2_E_3R, whole genome shotgun sequence and contains:
- the LOC117792940 gene encoding MAU2 chromatid cohesion factor homolog, encoding MSVANTGAASQDACYISLLGLAEYFRTSQPPNIKKCIQCLQALFTFQPPSKVEARTHLQMGQVLMAYTCNINLARQHLEQAWNISEPLMNFDDVKFDTASLLAQLHLQTEQSSHAKAMLRRAVELSQNNVYWHCKLLLQLSQIHANDREYSLASDLLAVGAESAEEAGATYLKVLFLLSRAMILMIERKTNDVLALLNSAGQIIDNNIPNPHQKEYLKVFFLVLQVCYYLALGQVKTVKPSLKQLQMSIQTIMAPNWPSDELIFGSNQLEMFVWLPKEQLYVLVYLVTVSHSMMAGYMDKAQKYTEKALTQIEKLKMQEDKSILSVFKVILLEHIVMCRMVMGNRELAIREIAAARDVCLAAPHRKLLKRHSAQLHCLIGLYSMSTSFFEHAERQFLVCVNETSERDLKLFANLNLAIIYLRTKRDADLKQILDAVSTENTHTYSSQALMGGFYYVQGLHAFHKNSFHEAKRFLRETLKMANAEDLNRLTSCSLVLLSHVFLSIGNSKESMNMVTPAMQLASKIPDIHVQLWGSAILKDLHRMSKDAQHEKEAYANHVKYSENLIADQRKCVQSSHHELVNWFQGDPPVTSGVPLNLPGGAVEASTSALPPPAQFGQFY